AATTTTGATTCTTTGAGCAAAGAGTATTGAACAACTTTCATAAAAGATAGAAAAATAAGTTGCAAGTTGATAAAGATATTGACACATAATATGTGGGGTTCCTTTTTGAGAAATTAATAAAACAATTTCTTCAAATTCTAATATTTTAATAGCTAATTTAATTTCACTTTCTTTTTCTAAAATAATTCTTGCTTTTAATTTTCTTATAGGAAACGTTGATTTTTTTATAATGGAAAGTATTCTTGTATAAGCATACTGTATATAAGGTGCTGTATTGCCTTCAAAACTGAGCATTGTATCCCAATTAAATACATAATTAGTATTTCTATTTTTAGATAAATCTGCATATTTAACTGCACTAATTCCAATTACTTCAGCTAATAAAATTAGTTTTTTCTTAGATAAATTTGGTTTTTTCTTTTTAATTAATTTTATTGCTCTTTCTATTGCTTCATCTAGAAGTTTAGAAAGTTTTATATTATTGCCATCTCGAGTTTTAAATGGACGTTTGTTTTTTGATAACATCATACCAAACATATGATGTTCTAATAATAAATCGTGTGGTATATAATTAGCTTTTTTTGCTATAGTCCATGCTTGCATTAAATGTTGATGTTGACGAGCGTCGGTATAGTATATGATACGATCAGCATGTAATCTTTCATATCTATATTTAAAACAAGCTATATCAGTTGTAGAATATAAAAACCCCTTATCTTTTTTTTGAATAACAACTCCCATCGGTTCTCCTGATCTATTTTGAAATTCTCTTAAAAAAACAATGGTGGCACCGTTTTTTTCAGTAGCTATTTTTTTATTTTTAAGATCTTCAATAATATCAGGTAGCATTTTATTATATAAACTTTCCCCCATAATATCATTTTTTTTTAATGTAACGTTAAGTTTGTTATATATTTTTTGATTTTCAAGCATTGTAATATGAACTAATTTTTTCCAAATATTGTAGCAGTATTGATCTCCATTTTGTAATTTAACAACATATTCTCTAGATTTTTTTGCAAATAATTTATCTGAATCATATTTTTTTTTTGCTTCACAGTAAAGTTTTTCAAGTTCTTCTAAAGAAGTGGTACTATTTTTTGATATACTTGTTAATTTTATATCTTCTAAATATGCAATCAACATACCAAATTGCGTTCCCCAATCACCGATATGATTTGCTCTAATTACATTATGACCTAAAAAATGTAATATTCTTACTATTACATCACCAATAATAGTAGATCGAAGATGTCCAATATGCATTTCCTTAGCAATATTTGGAGAAGAATAGTCTATAACAATATTTTTTGGCGTAGTCACCTTTATCCCAAGACGATATGAAATAAAAATTTTTTCTAATTCTATAGATAACCAATTATGACAAATAAAAATATTAATAAAACCAGGTTCAGAAAATGTTATTTTTTTATATATATATTTTTTTTTTATATTATAGATAATTATTTTAGATAATTTATATGGTTCTAATTGTAATGTATTTGCTATTTTAATTAGATTGTTCAGTTGATAATGACCTAATTGTATTTTTTTGTTTAATATAACAATAGGATGACAGTATTTTATAGGATTAATTCGAATTAAAACATTTTTAATATCTTTTTCTAGTATATCTTTTAAATTCATGCTAAAACCTTTTTAAAATAAATTGAAATGATTTTTTTATTTAACACTTCAATAAAAAATATATATTTAATAAAATTTTATTAAATATAGAGTTTATTTATTTTTTATAATATATTATATTTTTTTTATTATTTATTAAATATCATTTTATTAAAATTATATAAAAAAATATTTTATAAAAAAGGTTGACAAGGTAATTAAAAAAATGTAAGCTCTACTCTAAAGTTTCAAAAATATAAAAACGCTCTTTAAAAAAATATTAGATAATCTGTGTGGGCACAGACAATTAAGTACAAAAATTATTTTTTGTTATTTGATAATCTCTTAGAGATTAATTTCTTTAAGAAAAGTTTTTTCAATTGAAGAGTTTGATCATGGCTCAGATTGAACGCTGGCGGCAAGCCTAACACATGCAAGTCGAGCGGCAGCGAAAGAAAGCTTGCTTTCTTGTCGGCGAGCGGCAAACGGGTGAGTAATATCTGGGGATCTACCCAAAAGAGGGGGATAACTACTAGAAATGGTAGCTAATACCGCATAATGTTGAAAAACTAAAGTGGGGGACCTTTTAGGCCTCATGCTTTTGGATGAACCCAGACGAGATTAGCTTGTTGGTAAGGTAATGGCTTACCAAGGCTACGATCTCTAGCTGGTCTGAGAGGATAACCAGCCACACTGGAACTGAGACACGGTCCAGACTCCTACGGGAGGCAGCAGTGGGGAATATTGCACAATGGGCGAAAGCCTGATGCAGCTATGCCGCGTGTATGAAGAAGGCCTTAGGGTTGTAAAGTACTTTCAGCAGGGAGGAAAGAAATAAAACTAATAATTTTATTTTGTGACGTTACCTGAAGAAGAAGCACCGGCTAACTCCGTGCCAGCAGCCGCGGTAATACGGAGGGTGCAAGCGTTAATCAGAATTACTGGGCGTAAAGAGCGCGTAGGTGGTTTTTTAAGTCAGATGTGAAATCCCTAGGCTTAACCTAGGAACTGCATTTGAAACTGAAAAACTAGAGTATCGTAGAGGGAGGTAGAATTCTAGGTGTAGCGGTGAAATGCGTAGATATCTGGAGGAATACCTGTGGCGAAAGCGGCCTCCTAAACGAATACTGACACTGAGGTGCGAAAGCGTGGGGAGCAAACAGGATTAGATACCCTGGTAGTCCATGCCGTAAACGATGTCGACTTGGAGGTTGTTTCCAAGAGAAGTGACTTCCGAAGCTAACGCATTAAGTCGACCGCCTGGGGAGTACGGCCGCAAGGCTAAAACTCAAATGAATTGACGGGGGCCCGCACAAGCGGTGGAGCATGTGGTTTAATTCGATGCAACGCGAAAAACCTTACCTGGTCTTGACATCCACAAAATTTTTTAGAAATAAAAAAGTGCCTTCGGGAATTGTGAGACAGGTGCTGCATGGCTGTCGTCAGCTCGTGTTGTGAAATGTTGGGTTAAGTCCCGCAACGAGC
The sequence above is a segment of the Buchnera aphidicola str. G002 (Myzus persicae) genome. Coding sequences within it:
- the argS gene encoding arginine--tRNA ligase — protein: MNLKDILEKDIKNVLIRINPIKYCHPIVILNKKIQLGHYQLNNLIKIANTLQLEPYKLSKIIIYNIKKKYIYKKITFSEPGFINIFICHNWLSIELEKIFISYRLGIKVTTPKNIVIDYSSPNIAKEMHIGHLRSTIIGDVIVRILHFLGHNVIRANHIGDWGTQFGMLIAYLEDIKLTSISKNSTTSLEELEKLYCEAKKKYDSDKLFAKKSREYVVKLQNGDQYCYNIWKKLVHITMLENQKIYNKLNVTLKKNDIMGESLYNKMLPDIIEDLKNKKIATEKNGATIVFLREFQNRSGEPMGVVIQKKDKGFLYSTTDIACFKYRYERLHADRIIYYTDARQHQHLMQAWTIAKKANYIPHDLLLEHHMFGMMLSKNKRPFKTRDGNNIKLSKLLDEAIERAIKLIKKKKPNLSKKKLILLAEVIGISAVKYADLSKNRNTNYVFNWDTMLSFEGNTAPYIQYAYTRILSIIKKSTFPIRKLKARIILEKESEIKLAIKILEFEEIVLLISQKGTPHIMCQYLYQLATYFSIFYESCSILFAQRIKICKSRLKLSILTAKTLKKGLNMLGIKTVKKM